DNA sequence from the Streptomyces sp. MST-110588 genome:
CGCCGAGCAGGAAGAGGGCGGACCAGATGATGCGGGCCCGGGCCGGCCGGCGCTTGTCCCTCGCGCTTTGTGCCGGCGCCTCGGTGGCCCGGGTGGTGGCGATCCGGCGGGCGGTGAGGTACGCGGCGCCCACGCCGGCCAGCAGCGAGGCGGCTACCGCCACGGCGCCCGGCAGTGCGCCGAGCCTGAACTCCACGGCTGCGGAGACGATTCCGGCCGAGATGAGCTTGTCGAACAGGAGCCGGCTGAACAGCGCGCCGGGCAGGCAGCCGAGCACGGACGCCACCAGGCAGACGGCCAGCGTCTCGCCCAGGATCATGCGGCGCAGTTGTTTCGGGGTGGTGCCGATCGCCTTCATCAAAGCCATCTCGCCCAGGCGCTGGCGGGTCGTCAGGCCCAGCGTGGACGCCGCCCCGAACATGGCCACCAGGACCGCCCAGCCCCCGAAGATGGAGGCCAGCATCAGCAGGTTGCGGCGGCTCGCGGCGGCCTGGGGGAACTCGGCCAGGCCTCGCTCGTCACCGGTCAGCGCCACGGCCTTGCCGCCCAGTTCCCGCTCGATGCGGTGGCCGAGCGCCTCCGCGTCGGTGCCGGATGCCGGCCGGACGCCGATGGCGTCCACCGCCCGCGGGTGACCGCTGAGCGTGCGGGCCTGTGCGTCGGTGAAGAACACGGCGGGCTGGAAAGCGTCCCGGCCGCCGGCCTGCCGGACCACACCGGTGAGCCGGAACTCCCGCGGGCGGCCCTGGACCGTGACGAGGACCTTGTCACCGACCACGGCACCGGCCGCCTTGGCCAGGTCGGCGTCCAGGACCACCTCCCGCGCGGCGGTCGGCGCGGTTCCGTGGGTGAGGCGGTAGGGCGCCAGGCGCGCCGACTCCCAGCCGTGGCCCAGCGGACGGTGGTCGGCACGGGCGACGCTGTCGGGCAGGGCGGTCACCGGGCGGCCCTCGCGCACGACGGCGACGGGGAAGGACACCTCGGGGACCGCCTCGCGGACGCCCGGCACGGCGGCGACCCGGCGGACCGCGCCGGAGTCCAGCCGGACCCGCTCGGCCAGGCACGAGGACGCGTAGGACTGGTCGCCGGCCACCACCACCGGGGCCGCGGCGAACCGCTGGGAGGGCACCGCGTTGTCCACGCCGCTCTCCATCAGCCCGCCACAGGCCATGATCAGGGCCGCGCCGAAGAACATGGCCACGAACGTGGCGGCGAAACCACCCTTGCGGTGGCGCAGGGTGCTCAGGGCCAGGGAGAGCATCAGTATCCGCCCCCCGTCGCGGTGCGGGCCCGCGGGTCATCCGCGCCCCCCTCGTCCGCCCAGGCACCCAGGCGCGTCATCCGCTCGGCGACCATCTCGGCGGTCGGGTTGCCCACCTCGCCCACGAACCGGCCGTCGGCGAGGAAGACCACCCGGTCCGCGTAGGAGGCCGCCACCGGATCGTGGGTGACCATCACGATGGTCTGCCCCAGGGCCTGTACGGACTCGCGCATCAGCCGCAGCACCTCGCGGGCGGTACGGGTGTCCAGCGCGCCGGTCGGCTCGTCGGCGAACACCACGGCGGGGCCGGTGACCAGGGCACGCGCGATCGCCACCCGCTGCTGCTGGCCGCCGGACAGCTCGGCGGGACGGTGCCCCGTCCGGGAGTCCAGACCCACCCGGCGGATCACCTCCTGGATCTGCGCCCGGTCCGGCTTTTGGCCGGCGAGCTTCAACGGCAGCGTGATGTTCTGCATCACCGTCAGAGCCGGCAGCAGGTTGAAGGACTGGAAGACGAAGCCGATCCGCTCGCGCCGCATCTTCGTCAGCGCCGTCTCGTCGTACCCGCCGAGGTCCTCACCGTCCAGCAGGACCGTGCCCGAGGTGGGCCGGTCCAGCCCCGCCGCGCAGTGCAACAAGGTGCTCTTGCCCGAACCGGAGGGTCCCATCACGGCGGTGAAGCTGCCGCGCCGGAAGGACAGGCTCACGCCGTCCAGTGCGGTCACCGCGTGGGCGCCCTCGCGGTAGACCTTGCGAACCGCGTTGAGCCGGACTGCGTCGGCCACTGCGTTGGTGTCCATTCAAAGCTCCTGTACCTGTCGCGTGGAAGACGCGATCACACCGCCGACGCTATGGAGGAGCCGCTCGCCGGCCCAGGGGCCTGCGCCCACACAGGGGGTGGAGAAAACTCCACCCTCCCCAGGGCCCTCCTCCACTGCGCCCGGCCCGTGCGGCGGCGATGCTGGTGGACGCGGGCGGGCGGACCGGCCGGTCGTACCGCCTGCGTGTACTGCGATGATGAGGCGCGCGGGGCGAAGTGCCCCGGGTCCGGGGAGGGCGGAACCAGGTGTGCGAGGCGTGGACCCCAAGGCCGGCGGGCGGCGCGGGGAGGACCGGAGCGGTCCGGCGGCGGGCGGCGGTGGACCGGTGGTGACCGCACGGGGTCGCGTGGCCGGCCCGGCGGCGGGCGGCGGCGGGGCCGGGCGGCTGCGCTGGTGCGCGCGCGGCCTGGTGGTCGCGGTGCTCTCCCAGATCGGCAGCGTCGCCCTGTTCACCGTCACCGTCCTGACCCTGCTCGCCCTGGCCGTCGGCGTGGGCGTCCTGATCCTGCCGGTCGTTGTGGCCGCGGTCCGCGCGCTGGCCGGCTACCACCGGCGGACGGCCGGCGAGTGGACCGGCACCCTCATCGAGACCCCCTACCGCCATCTTGTGGAAGCGGCACCCCACGACGTCTCCGCGTCCTTGCGGCAGTGCCGTCGTCTGCTGTCCGACCCGGCCACCTGGCGCGACGTACTGTGGCTGTTCCTCGACGGGCCCCTCGGCCTCATCCTTGGTCTGCTGCCCGCCTCCCTCGTCGCCTACGGCCTCAACGGCCTGCTCGTGACCCCCGTCCTCTGGGAAGACATGGGACCGCACTGGGGCTTCGGGGTGATCTGGCCCATCGCCGACCAGACCGACGCCTGCCTCGCCATGCCCCAGGGAGCGGCACTGGTGGCCCTCGGGCTGCTGAGCGCCGGGCCGCTGGTGCGGACGCACGGCCGCTTCAGCCGGCTGCTGCTGGCTCCCACCCGCAGCGCCCGCCTCACCCTGCGCGTCGAGCGGCTGACCGAGACCCGCTTGCAGACCGTGCAGTCCCAGGCGGCCGAACTCCGCCGCATCGAGCGGGACCTGCACGACGGCGCCCAGGCCCGCCTGGTGTCCCTGGGCATGAAGCTCGGCCTCGCCGACACCCTGCTGGAGGAGGACCCCGAGATGGTGCGCACCCTCCTCGCCGACGCCATGGACTCCAGCAGCCAGGCACTCACCGAACTGCGCGAGCTGGTCCGCGGCATCCATCCGCCCGTCCTGGCCGAACGCGGACTCCACGGCGCGGTCCGGGCGCTGGCGGTCGGCCTGCCGCTCCCCGTCGAGCTGGCCATCGACCTGCCCTTTCGCCCGCAGCCACCGGTCGAGTCGGCCGCCTACTTCGTGATCGCCGAGACGCTCGCCAACGTGACCAAGCACAGCGGCGCGTCCCGCGTGGGGGTGCGCCTGTGGTACGCGGACGGCGTGCTGCAAGCCTGCGTCACCGACGACGGCCGCGGCGGCGCCGACCCCGAAGGCGGCAGCGGCCTGCGCGGGCTGCAACGCCGGCTCGCCGCCTTCGACGGAGTACTGGAGGTCCACAGTCCGCAGGGGGGACCGACCGTGGTGAGGATGGAGCTGCCGTGCGCGTGGTGATCGCCGAAGACCTGGCCCTGCTGCGGGAGGGCCTGGCACAACTGCTGACCGCACACAAATTCGACGTGGTCGAAGCGGTGGACAACGGGCCCGCGATGCTGCGCGCCCTGCTCACCCACCGCCCGGACGTGGCCGTCGTCGACGTGCGCCTGCCCCCGACCTTCACCGACGAGGGCCTGCAGGCCGCGATCCAGGCCCGCCAACAGGTCCCCGGGCTGCCCGTCCTGGTCCTGTCCCAGCACGTGGAGCAGATGTACGCCCGCGAGCTGCTGTCCGACCAGAACGGCGGCGTCGGCTATCTCCTCAAGGACCGCGTCTTCGACGTGCGCCGCTTCGTCGGCATGCTGCGCCAGGTCGCGGACGGCGGTACGGTCATGGACCCCAAGGTGGTGTCGGAACTCATGGTCAGACAGAAGGCGGCCAGCCCGGTGCAGTCCCTCACCGAACGGGAACGCGAGGTGCTCGCCCTGATGGCCGAAGGACGCTCCAACGCGGCGGTCGCCGCCAAGCTGTTCGTGTCCGAGAAGGCCGTCAGCAAACACACCAACAGCATCTTCACCAAGCTGGGACTGGCGGCCTCCGCAGACGACAACCGGCGCGTCCTGGCCGTACTGGCCTACCTCAACTCCTAGACGAGTAGTTCCGATGTGGCTCAGTGGTCGTAGGCGATCAGTGATCTGGTGGTGGGTGCGCCGATGATGCGGTTGTGCCAGATGGCGCAGGTCATCGCCAGGATTCGCTGGGCCACCCGGACGCCGACGCCGTCGATGGTGCGGCCGCCGTGCTGTTCGAGGTCGAGCTGGCCCTTGAGGGTGTCGTTGACCGACTCGATCAGCTGGCGGACCGTCTTGAGCAGAGGTTCGGCCGGGTGCGGGGTGCCGCGGTTGCGGTAGGAGGGCCGCAGCAGGCTCACACCGCGGGCGGCGAGGAAGTGGTCGAGTTCGGCGGCGATGTAGCCCTTGTCGGCCAGGATCAGCAGGCCGGGCCGGGTGCTGGCGAGGTGTGGCTCGTTGTCGATGAGCGCGGCCAGAACCTGGCGTTCGTCGATCTTGGGGTCGGCCAGGGCCCAGGTGACGGGCAGCCCGGCCGGGGTGCATACCAGGTGGAGTTTCAGGCCCCAGTGGAAGCGGGAGTGGGAGCGGCAGTAGCCGTAGTTCGCCCAGCCGGCGAGGTCGGAACGGCGCACGGTCTCGCGGGAGCGGGCGCACTCGACGGGGGTGGAGTCCACGATCCACAGGGGGTCGAGCCACAGGTCGGTGTCGATGGCCAGGAATCGGATGGCCCGTTTGACCAGGGGCAGAGCGGCCCGCAGGCGCTTGTTGTAGGCAGGGCGCTGGGGCAGGTAGGGGAACAGGCCGTGCAGGTGGGCGTGGGCGAAGCGCAGCCAGCGGGCTTCGCAGTGGAAGCCCAGGATGGCCTGGGCCACGGCCAGGGTGACCAGTTCGGCGTCGGTCAGCCGAGGCGGCCGCCCACGCCAGCGCGGGGTCTTCAAACGGTCATCGATATGCACGTACAGTGCCGTCAAGAGGGTGTCTAAATCGGTCGTCACAACCCGATGTTGGACACCCTCCCTGCGTCTGAGAACCCCGCAATCGGAACTATTCGTCTAGTACTGCAGCGGTGCTTGCCGTGACTGATGGCCGGGTCGTTCGTGGGTGGGGTTATGGGCGGGGACCTTGCTGGTGTCAGGTTGTGGGCGGATGAACTGGATGCTGTGCAGGAGCGGTTCGTGCACCGTTTCAGCAGATCGGAGCCCCGAAGGTCGGCGCCGGCCTATGTGCGGGGCCGGATCGCACCCCTGCAGCGGAAGAACGGCCGGACGCCGGCGGAGGAAGCCGGCCACGCAGGCCCGGACCGCCTCCACCGGATGCTGAACCGGTCCGAGGGGACGCCGATGAGGTCCTCGATGCCGTGCGCCAGTACGTCATCGAAGACCTCGGCGACCTCGGCGCCGTCCTGGCCGTGGACGGCCCGGGCTTCCTGAAGAAGGGGACGCGGTCGGCCGGGGTGCAGCGGCACTACTCCGGCACCGCCGGGCGCACGGAGAACTGCCAGGTCGGCGTCTTCCTCGCCTATGCCACAGACCGCGGGCGGACACCGATCGCCCGGCGTCTGTAGCTGCCCGCCTCCTGGACCGACGACCGCGAAAGGCGCCGCCGGGCCGGCATCGCCGACGAGATCGGCTTCGAGACGAAGGTCGTCACGGCCCAGACCACGGCTGCTGTGCCTAGGGTGGTCTGCATGCGTTCCGGGGTGTTCCGGTTCGTGTTTCCTCTCATGTTCCCCGAGGTGCGGATGGTTTCTCCTCCGGTTCCCTGCTGGAGAGCTGTGGGCATGCACCCGTGGTGGTGCTGTGGGGTCAATGCGTGACATGACGTGTTGAGAGGCGTGCTTGTGGTCATGTGAGAGCGGTCTGCTCCGCGCCGGGTCTGCTCCGCGCCGGGTCTGCTTGGCGGCGGTCTGTTTGGCGGCGGTCTGTTTGGCGGCGGTCTGTTTGGCATTGGCTGGTGAGGGCTCGTGTAGGGCCTGGTGCCTGGTGCCTGGTGAGATGCCGGACGGGAGGGGCGGGCAGGGGCGTCGGGCGAGGAGCGGTGGATTTAAGATCACCAGGCAGGGCATCCGGCGGATGATGGGGGTGATCCAGCGGGAGATGGACATCTACCCGGTCACCGCCAGGGTGCAGGCCGATCCGGATGTGTCCTTCGGCGATACGAACGTCTTCAACGGCCCGGTCATCCATGGCGTCGTCCGCGGTTCCCGCATGCTCTGGGGAACCCCTCCGTGAACCAGGCCAGGACCAGAGCAAGCCGATCGCCCCGGGCTTCGAGGCCATCGCGCAGTCTGTAGCGGGCATGTTGAGGCAGCTTCCGACTCCTGGTGTGCTGGACGAGGACCTGGAAGATGCCCCGGCTGTCGGCGAGGAGGTCCTCAACGTCTACAGCCCGAGCCGGACCGTGGGGTGATCCGGCGTGCTGCGGCTGCGCTCAAGGGCTGCCTTGCGCCGATTGCCACAGGTGCGGCCGGGGCCGGGGCCGTGACCGGGGTGAGGAGACCGCACGTGTCCTGATCGGGCGTCTCAGTACCGCTCTGGAGACCGGGCCCGCACTGCCGGCTGATGCCTGTGCTGGGCGCCCACCGTCGTGGGTGCCTGGGGTGCCTGGCAGAGGCATCAGTGCTTTTCGCTGCTCAGTCATCCGCCGTCGAAGGTGTCTTGGGGGCTTGAGCAGGGCCAGGCCGGAGAAATGCGGTGGGTCCGGTCCGGAGCTGTGCCGGTACTGGCGCCGACGGAAGTGAGGCTCCCCTGCCGCAGGTTGAACCGGGTGTTCTCGGCGCCCTTGTGGGAGCGGCGAAGGACACCGTTTCCTATGAGGCCATTGCCGTCGTGCTCGCACCGGCGGGCATCGACACGACCACGGCCGCCTCTCCGCCATCTTCACCGGGCACTTTCGATCCACGCCCTGGTGCAGTGGTCCACGTCGCCGCTGGGGTTCGGTGAAATGCGTCCGGGCCTGTT
Encoded proteins:
- a CDS encoding ABC transporter ATP-binding protein → MDTNAVADAVRLNAVRKVYREGAHAVTALDGVSLSFRRGSFTAVMGPSGSGKSTLLHCAAGLDRPTSGTVLLDGEDLGGYDETALTKMRRERIGFVFQSFNLLPALTVMQNITLPLKLAGQKPDRAQIQEVIRRVGLDSRTGHRPAELSGGQQQRVAIARALVTGPAVVFADEPTGALDTRTAREVLRLMRESVQALGQTIVMVTHDPVAASYADRVVFLADGRFVGEVGNPTAEMVAERMTRLGAWADEGGADDPRARTATGGGY
- a CDS encoding sensor histidine kinase; this translates as MDPKAGGRRGEDRSGPAAGGGGPVVTARGRVAGPAAGGGGAGRLRWCARGLVVAVLSQIGSVALFTVTVLTLLALAVGVGVLILPVVVAAVRALAGYHRRTAGEWTGTLIETPYRHLVEAAPHDVSASLRQCRRLLSDPATWRDVLWLFLDGPLGLILGLLPASLVAYGLNGLLVTPVLWEDMGPHWGFGVIWPIADQTDACLAMPQGAALVALGLLSAGPLVRTHGRFSRLLLAPTRSARLTLRVERLTETRLQTVQSQAAELRRIERDLHDGAQARLVSLGMKLGLADTLLEEDPEMVRTLLADAMDSSSQALTELRELVRGIHPPVLAERGLHGAVRALAVGLPLPVELAIDLPFRPQPPVESAAYFVIAETLANVTKHSGASRVGVRLWYADGVLQACVTDDGRGGADPEGGSGLRGLQRRLAAFDGVLEVHSPQGGPTVVRMELPCAW
- a CDS encoding response regulator transcription factor, which codes for MRVVIAEDLALLREGLAQLLTAHKFDVVEAVDNGPAMLRALLTHRPDVAVVDVRLPPTFTDEGLQAAIQARQQVPGLPVLVLSQHVEQMYARELLSDQNGGVGYLLKDRVFDVRRFVGMLRQVADGGTVMDPKVVSELMVRQKAASPVQSLTEREREVLALMAEGRSNAAVAAKLFVSEKAVSKHTNSIFTKLGLAASADDNRRVLAVLAYLNS
- a CDS encoding IS982 family transposase — encoded protein: MTTDLDTLLTALYVHIDDRLKTPRWRGRPPRLTDAELVTLAVAQAILGFHCEARWLRFAHAHLHGLFPYLPQRPAYNKRLRAALPLVKRAIRFLAIDTDLWLDPLWIVDSTPVECARSRETVRRSDLAGWANYGYCRSHSRFHWGLKLHLVCTPAGLPVTWALADPKIDERQVLAALIDNEPHLASTRPGLLILADKGYIAAELDHFLAARGVSLLRPSYRNRGTPHPAEPLLKTVRQLIESVNDTLKGQLDLEQHGGRTIDGVGVRVAQRILAMTCAIWHNRIIGAPTTRSLIAYDH